A single region of the Oncorhynchus clarkii lewisi isolate Uvic-CL-2024 unplaced genomic scaffold, UVic_Ocla_1.0 unplaced_contig_391_pilon_pilon, whole genome shotgun sequence genome encodes:
- the LOC139394533 gene encoding zinc finger protein 180-like, with product MRSLSYSPSAKEEVDITVKQEVEAVTVKEEEDAFRVKKEEDVTVKREEDAVYRVKEEEREMTVTSKKEEEEEPGYLGPVFRMHLKASNGSNAEFSQNVILRNRNLTNTRERRDYRGSSGEPQQPHDAEETEKSLSRSEHLNKHPQRPTGKRTHCCSDCGKRFTSSGIKIHQRTHTGENSYSCGQCGKRFTTSGNLTQHQRTHTGEKPYSCDQCGKRFSTTGHLTKHQRTHTGEKPYSCDQCGKRFATSGNLTRHQRTHTGEKPYSCGQCVRRFATSGNLTRHQRTHTGEKPYICGKCGRRFSRSGDLTSHKRTHTGEKPYSCGQCGKRFASSGSLTLHQRTHTGEKPYSCGQCGKRFASSGSLALHQRTHTGEKPYSCGQCGRSFCRSGDLTVHKRTHTGDKPY from the exons ATGcggtcactaagctactctccttctgctaaagaagaggtggatatcacagtaaaacaagaagtagaggccgttactgtgaaagaagaggaagacgcgttcagagtgaaaaaggaggaggatgttacagtaaaacgagaggaggatgcagtttatagagtgaaagaggaggagagagagatgactgttacatcgaaaaaggaggaagaagaggaacctggatatctgggcccggttttCCGAATGCATCTTAaggcatccaatggttctaaTGCTGAATTTAGCCAAAATGTGATTTTGAGAAACCGTAACCTGActaacacta gagagagacgtgactatcgtggatcctctggggagcctcaacaacctcatgatgctgaggagacagagaagagtctctccagatcagaacacctcaataaacacccgcagagacccacagggaagagaactcactgctgctctgactgtgggaagagattcacatcatcaggcattaaaattcatcagagaacacacacaggagagaattcttatagctgtggtcaatgtgggaagagatttactacatctggcaacctgactcaacaccagagaacacacacaggagagaaaccttatagctgtgatcaatgtgggaagagattttctACAACTGGCCACCTGActaaacaccagagaacacacacaggagagaaaccttatagctgtgatcaatgtgggaagagatttgctac atctggcaacctgactcgacaccagagaacacacacaggagagaaaccttatagctgtggtcaatgtgtgaggagatttgctacatctggcaacctgactcgacaccagagaacacacacaggagagaaaccttatatctGTGGTAAATGTGGGAGGAGATTTAGTCGATCTGGAGATCTGACATcgcacaagagaacacacacaggagagaaaccttatagctgtggtcaatgtgggaagagatttgcttcatctggctctctgactctacaccagagaacacacacaggagagaaaccttatagctgtggtcaatgtgggaagagatttgcttcatctggctctctggctctacaccagagaacacacacaggagagaaaccttatagctgtggtcaatgtgggaggagtttttgtcgatctggagatctgacagtgcacaagagaacacacacaggagataaaccttat